The Culex quinquefasciatus strain JHB chromosome 2, VPISU_Cqui_1.0_pri_paternal, whole genome shotgun sequence genome contains the following window.
tcgattattcgaagtcccatacaaacattCGGGTTCTCgaacttcgtataatcgaaacttcggataatcgaggcttcggataatcgagtctagattGTATTATAAAGCTTGGACTTGACCAGAAatgatcaattttaaatttgtacaAACAGCTGAGATACAGTTGATGTAAAATTAACCAATtattaaagcaaaaatttattaattcaatatccctaaaaaaatataaataatccaATATTGttatgtaattatttttttaatttattataacGTGTAACTTAAAACGCGTTAACCTcgccattttttcgaaaatgtttttccTTCTCGCGTTTAGGAAATAATTTTAGGTAAGTTTTACTCtacaaaaactttacttttcttgttttatgttgtcttgtttatttttggtatttttattaCAGCCCTACGATTTGCTttaaagttcttctttccaatgccttttaaaaaacaaaaattggtagaaattgatttttggtaaaattttagatCGAGGCCTGTCTAGAGGCGAGGTtgagttgtagagggttaacttagaaaacataaatagaATATTAAGACATGAGAAAATAATTGTGTGCAATATTGTATTGCAATAataataacatgaaaaaaagcAAAGTCTTTCGTtaatataattgaaaattatCAAGATACTTAATTGTTCCATTTCTAATTAGGTAAATGGAACACATTAtttggaaaaatgttaaaattttggaaccctGACTGAAACAGAGTTTAGGGAaggctttttatcgttgaagtttatatggggaaaattgcaaaaatgtatgcagaaaaataacgtttcagtatttttctaccaggtggcgcaggtcacgtcaaaaattgtccaagtgtgagattcttataggaaattcaaatccctacaactttgtcgaagggtgcaaaacgatcctaGTTGATCcagatttttgatgattttttttattaaaatttattttcttatgTACATTATACATtatatactttcaagtatataagccgatttcttttcatcgcattgctaataactcatcaggatcaactctgatcttcttgcacccttcgagaaagttgtagggaattgaatttcTTACAAGAATCttactcttgaaaaaaaattgggcgatGCCTGCGCCACCTGATgtcaaaatcctgaagcgatgttttccgccatacattttcgcgattttctccatataaatttcaacgaTAAAATGAGACTCCTaccccttaaccgatttggctcaaaattggcacagttacttatttatGCTTAAAGAATCAAGCTAGGGGGTATCTcttgagattttccaaaattttcatttttttgacactCTAGAGTACACCCATCTCATTAAACAAGACGTTGCCAAAATTTGCGTTGGTCAATattacaatacaaaaacatacgGTACAATAAGCTCTACAGGACGGTTTCAAGCCCCCAAGCAAATATGCATTCTAGAAAGCATGCTTTTCTTCACGTTCTGACGTCACTTACTCTCCCTAGAACTGATAACAGATTCGGTCGATCAAGAGGCTGCTCTTGAAGTGGCTTACAAAAAACAAACCCGAAGTGTCTTCTTATCTCGACCGCGCGGTCGGAGATTGCAGAACCATGTGGGCAGAGGCAGGCTCGAATCTTTCGTCTCGTCCTGGCCTGGTatgtagttgttgttgttggtgcgtTGTGAACACATACTGATAATACAACGTACACGTTACGTACTTACCCGAAGGTTCGGAGCCCAAACCAGCCACTCTTCGGTCAGTCGACGAGATCTTCGGATCTCGTGCACAATTTTCCAGTCAGTCGAACTGCAGCACTTGAAACGTCAACATGTTCCGAATCCTCAAATGTCGAGAAACCTTATCGCCGCGGTTGTTCTACCGGGCCAAACATGTAAgtggaatttttatattttgcattttgggaGATTACTTCCAGGTGCCACGTTGGTAGACAACGTGCTTTTGGAACACAGATAATCTTAAGAAGGATTTTTCTTCTTGCAGTCGGGCAAAGTGATAGCGATTCGTCGCGAGGATCAATCAGTATGGGAACGACGAGCCTCCTTCAGTCCGGTGATAGTGAAGAAGCTCATCAAGCAAGGCGTAAAGGTGATAGTTCAACCGTCCAACCGGCGAGCCTACCCAATGCAGGTTAGTATTCGGACGTCGTATTGTTCATTAGGGATCTTTTGCGATAACAAACATACCGCAGAGGAGCTGTTATCATCTGACAACCGTCGTTCGATAGCACTGTTGAAGCCAGATTCAAGGTTATCTCGTTTTCCATGTGGTCCAAGCAAAATGGACACGAACTGCTCGTTGGTCAATATCTGAAACTGAAAGTAAAACCCAAACCGCGCAGGACAACTTATGTAATCTGGGCGAGCATGTCTGCATATTTTTGTGAGCAATTAAACCAGTTTGTACTTACTTGTGCGAAAACTTGGTAATTACTCACATACCTTCAAGAGTGGAGGAGAACAACACGAGTACGGCGATAAGAGTCCTCGCCGAGTAATCAACAAGTTAATCTTGAATGGAGAGATGATTCGCACGTAGCACATGATATTTACAAGAGTGCGTTTACCTTGGACCTTGACGAAATAACAGTGCTATTTTGGATCGGCATAATCATTTCCTGAGCTGAAAGAGATTTATACATGCATGCAAATGGCCAATGTCTTGCGCATAGCTCCCTGTTTGACAATAAGTCCAACTAATCCTCCAATCGACAGCAAAACATAACGAAAGTAGTTCCCATCACTTACGATAACGCGCTTGTCAACAGCACAGGTAGATCCAAAAAAACAGGAAGATAAGCTCCCAACGACCAATTCGAGCGTGCTGTTCAAACAGCTAGGCCATAAGTTGTTGATAAGCGCGCCTCTTGAACTTCTCTCATGACGACTCGTGCTAGTTTTCTAGCCGTTTTGTTTACCCACATTCATACCAGAGACGAAGAGTCGTGGGTAGGACTGTCACGTGGTTTCAATCGCGGCGTAATTTAGACAATCCTTGGCCGGATGGTGGATACGGACACGGCAATCTTGGCGATAAGAGAATGGATGTTGTTGGTCAGCGTTATCACCGTCTGAGAAAGTTCGTAACATTGCGGTGTCAATTACCTGCGTGTTTAAGTTTGATGGATTGGCCCGCGAGAATTATGAATGATATGGGAATTTTTACTTTCAGGCATACTTGAATGCTGGCGCCACCGTACAGGAGGATATTAGCGAAGCGTCGGTTATTTTCGGCGTCAAGCAGGTGCCCGTCGATGCGCTGATCCCACAGAAGACGTACTGCTTCTTCTCGCACACGATCAAGGCACAAGAGTCCAATATGCCACTGCTGGATGCTTGCCTGGAGAAGAACATTCGGCTGATCGATTACGAGAAGCTGATGGACCGAAACGGACAGCGGTTGGTGGCATTCGGGAAGTACGCTGGCGTCGCTGGAATGATCAACATTCTGCATGGAATTGGATTACGAATGCTAGCGCTGGGGCATCATACGCCATTCATGCACGTGGGTCCAGCTCACAACTATCGGAATTCGTCAATGGCACGCCAAGCGGTACGAGACTGCGGTTACGAGATCGCTCTTGGTATGATGCCAAAGTCCATTGGACCACTGACGTTCATCTTCACCGGATCTGGAAATGTATCGCAAGGTGCCCAGGAGGTGTTCCAAGAGCTACCGATCGAGTTTGTCCCGCCGGATAGCTTGCGAAAGGTGGCGGAACACGGCAGCCAGAACAAACTGTATGGTTGTGAAGTGAGTCGAGCAGATCACCTGGAACGACGCGAAGGTGGAGGATTCGATCCCGTTGAGTACGATCAATATCCGGAACGATACATCTCTACCTTCAACAAGAAGATCGCTCCGTACGCATCTGTGATCATCAACGGCATCTACTGGGCTGTAGGATCTCCCAAACTGATCACAATCCCAGACGCAAAGAATCTTCTACGACCGGCAGACACTCCATGGCTTCCGACCAGTCGTGGAGCACCCGCTCTTCCACATCGCATGCTTGCGATTTGCGACATCTCCGCCGATCCGGGTGGTTCCATCGAATTCATGAACGAGTGCACTACCATCGATACACCGTTCTGTTTGTACGACGCCGACCGTAACAAGGACCAAAAGAGTTTCAAAGGACCCGGAGTGCTCGTGTGCTCGATCGACAACATGCCAACACAGCTGCCACGGGAATCAACCGACTTCTTCGGAGAATTGCTGTACCCGTACGCCTTGGACATCCTTCAAAGTGACGCTACCAAACCTCTGGAAGATCATAAATTCTGCCAACCCGTTGAAGGTGCCATCATTTGTAGCAACGGCCAACTGACCACCGGATTCGAGTACATCAACGAACTGCGCGAATCTAACAATCGATCGCGGCACAAGTCCGAAGGCAGCAGCGTGGGTAAGAAGCGTGTCCTGGTGCTGGGCGCTGGATTCGTTTCAGCTCCATTGGTTGAATATCTGCACCGCGAGGGAAACGTCAGTATTAAAGTAGGCTCTCAAATAAAGGAAGAAGCTGATCGTCTGGCTAATCGCTACCAAGGCATCGAATCTGTGTACATCAACGTTGAGGATGAGAGCGCCAACCTGCAGAATCTGTGTGAAGAAAGTGACGTAGTCGTTTCCCTGCTGCCGTACGCCTTGCATGGTCTGATTGCCAAACATTGCGTCGCCGGAAGGACACATTTGGTGACTGCGAGCTACTTGAACGATGATATTAAAGCTCTCCACGAGTCTGCCAGAGATGCCGGGGTAACGTTGATGAACGAGGTTGGACTGGACCCCGGTATTGATCACCTGTTGGCTCTGGACTGTATCCAGGAAGTTCAGGAAAAGGGCGGCACCGTAGAATCATTTGTGAGCTTCTGCGGAGGTTTGCCAGCTCCGGAACATTCCGATAACCCACTGCGGTACAAGTTCT
Protein-coding sequences here:
- the LOC6031256 gene encoding alpha-aminoadipic semialdehyde synthase, mitochondrial, with the protein product MFRILKCRETLSPRLFYRAKHSGKVIAIRREDQSVWERRASFSPVIVKKLIKQGVKVIVQPSNRRAYPMQAYLNAGATVQEDISEASVIFGVKQVPVDALIPQKTYCFFSHTIKAQESNMPLLDACLEKNIRLIDYEKLMDRNGQRLVAFGKYAGVAGMINILHGIGLRMLALGHHTPFMHVGPAHNYRNSSMARQAVRDCGYEIALGMMPKSIGPLTFIFTGSGNVSQGAQEVFQELPIEFVPPDSLRKVAEHGSQNKLYGCEVSRADHLERREGGGFDPVEYDQYPERYISTFNKKIAPYASVIINGIYWAVGSPKLITIPDAKNLLRPADTPWLPTSRGAPALPHRMLAICDISADPGGSIEFMNECTTIDTPFCLYDADRNKDQKSFKGPGVLVCSIDNMPTQLPRESTDFFGELLYPYALDILQSDATKPLEDHKFCQPVEGAIICSNGQLTTGFEYINELRESNNRSRHKSEGSSVGKKRVLVLGAGFVSAPLVEYLHREGNVSIKVGSQIKEEADRLANRYQGIESVYINVEDESANLQNLCEESDVVVSLLPYALHGLIAKHCVAGRTHLVTASYLNDDIKALHESARDAGVTLMNEVGLDPGIDHLLALDCIQEVQEKGGTVESFVSFCGGLPAPEHSDNPLRYKFSWSPRGVLLNTLSAAKYLSKGQVVEISGGGELLTVPRELEFLPGFALEGFPNRDSTKYQELYGLSNVHTLLRGTIRYKGFSDNIKPMQLLGLIDPNPHPLLHPHGPELTWRQLVINLLGLVDAEIFYENLRIKLAERVGNLEGIEELGLLDNTPVVKMGSPLDTLSHYLSKKLAFANTERDLIVLRHDVGIRWSDGRREERGINFVAYGQPAINGGHSAMAVTVGFPAAIATKMILDGEIQQRGVVLPFTSDIYRPMLARLENEGLVATTTSKML